A DNA window from Ctenopharyngodon idella isolate HZGC_01 chromosome 10, HZGC01, whole genome shotgun sequence contains the following coding sequences:
- the LOC127521000 gene encoding granzyme B(G,H)-like isoform X5 has translation MAIIISLLLLASLLPHLTFTAHVNVSIVNGKEAKPHCRPYMVSIQACGDHICGGFLISDQFVLTAAHCWNKRNILMVVVGAHDLRNSTSSDHIRVKSYIPHPNYTYIPNQYADDIMLLKLENKVKLNKKVGVIPLPKEREDVNPDTACSVAGWGRLMDNGPVSNVLMKAKVSIMNNTECSNRWGELYSVSQMICAYGDGGSCQGDSGGPLVCGKTAVGITSFSARRCNSPERPNVYTKISQYIQWIDKVTGNV, from the exons ATGGCCATCATCATCTCTCTGCTCCTGTTGGCCTCTCTGCTGCCACACCTGACCTTCACTG CTCATGTGAATGTGAGTATAGTGAATGGAAAAGAAGCCAAACCCCACTGCAGACCTTACATGGTTTCTATTCAGGCGTGTGGGGACCATATCTGTGGTGGATTCCTCATTTCTGATCAGTTTGTCCTGACTGCTGCACATTGCTGGAACAA ACGTAATATTCTAATGGTTGTTGTTGGAGCTCATGACTTAAGGAACAGCACAAGTTCAGATCACATCAGAGTGAAGTCCTACATCCCTCATCCAAACTATACATACATTCCTAATCAATATGCTGATGACATCATGCTTTTGAAG cTAGAGAACAAAGTCAAACTAAACAAAAAGGTTGGAGTGATCCCATTACCAAAGGAAAGAGAAGACGTTAACCCAGATACTGCCTGTAGTGTTGCCGGCTGGGGAAGACTGATGGATAATGGCCCAGTGAGCAATGTTCTAATGAAAGCAAAAGTGTCTATAATGAATAACACAGAATGTAGCAATAGATGGGGAGAATTATACTCAGTCTCACAGATGATCTGTGCGTATGGCGATGGTGGATCCTGCCAA GGGGATTCAGGAGGTCCTTTGGTTTGTGGAAAAACTGCTGTTGGTATCACATCTTTCAGTGCCCGGCGCTGTAATTCACCTGAGCGTCCTAATGTGTATACTAAGATTTCACAATATATTCAGTGGATCGACAAAGTTACTGGAAATGTGTAG
- the LOC127521010 gene encoding complement factor D-like, whose product MTIIFSLLLLTSLLPHLTFTAHVNVGIVNGKEAKPHSRPYMVSIQTYGYHICGGFLISDQFVLTAAHCWNKLNILMVVVGAHDLRNSTSSDHIRVKSYIPHPNYESNPNRNDADIMLLKLEKKVDLNNKVGVIPLPKEGEDIKAACSVAGWGRLTDGSVSNVLMEAKVSIMNNNKCRNRWGELYSVSQMICVNGHGGSCQGDSGGPLVCGDTAVGITSFGAQHCNSPERPNVYIKISAFIQWIRTVIGNV is encoded by the exons ATGACCATCATCTTCTCTCTGCTCCTGTTGACCTCTCTGCTGCCACACCTGACCTTCACTG CTCATGTGAATGTGGGTATAGTGAATGGAAAAGAAGCCAAACCCCACTCCAGACCTTACATGGTTTCTATTCAGACATATGGGTACCATATCTGTGGTGGATTCCTCATTTCTGATCAGTTTGTCCTGACTGCTGCACATTGCTGGAACAA ACTTAATATTCTGATGGTTGTTGTTGGTGCTCATGACTTAAGGAACAGCACAAGTTCAGATCACATCAGAGTGAAGTCCTACATCCCTCATCCAAACTATGAATCCAATCCTAATCGAAATGATGCTGACATCATGCTTTTAAAG ctAGAGAAAAAAGTCGATCTAAACAACAAGGTTGGAGTGATCCCATTACCAAAGGAAGGAGAAGACATCAAAGCAGCCTGTAGTGTTGCCGGCTGGGGAAGACTgactgatggctcagtgagcaATGTTCTAATGGAGGCAAAAGTGTCTATAATGAATAACAACAAATGCAGAAATAGATGGGGAGAATTATACTCAGTCTCACAGATGATCTGTGTAAATGGCCATGGTGGATCCTGCCAA GGGGATTCAGGAGGTCCTTTGGTTTGTGGAGACACTGCTGTTGGTATCACATCTTTCGGTGCCCAGCACTGTAATTCACCTGAGCGTCCTAATGTATATATTAAGatttcagcatttattcaaTGGATCCGTACAGTAATTGGAAATGTATAG